A stretch of DNA from Lysinibacillus sp. B2A1:
CTGCCTCAATAATGACTCCATGCTGTGCTAAATAATTGGTCACATCATCTGGTGAAATACCTTTAATATTAAACGGGGTAATCGATAAACGATTTGCTACTTGCTGAGGCCCGTATATGACGATACCTTCTATAGATTGAAGCTGCTCTAGCAAATAAGTAGTTAATAGCTTTACTTGCTGATGGATGGCATGAATGCCAATATCATTTGCATAATCGATAGCCGCACCTAATCCTAAAATACTAGGAATAACAGGGCATCCAGGTTCAAAGCGTTTGGCTGTTGTTACAAAGGAATAGTCATTGTTGCGATAGTCCCAATTGGTGCTTCCCCAACCAATCATAATCGGTGTTAGTGTTTGGATAAGCTCTTGACGAACATAAAGAATGCCTGATCCTTCTGGACCTCGAAGCCACTTTCGTCCACAGGTAAGTAAGAAATCACAGTCAAGATCTTTGACATCGATAGGAATCAAGCCAACTGTTTGATTTGCATTGATTAATGTTAAAACATTTTTTTGCTTGGCTAGCTGACATATTTCCTTTGCCGGCTGAATAGCACCCGAAGCATTAGACATATGTGCAAATGCAATCATTTTTGTTTTAGGTGTTATGAATTTTTCTAGCTTGTCTAGATCCACCATATAGTTTAAATTTGTTTTAAAAATCTTTAAATGAACACCTTGTTGCTCAAGTGCAAGCCAAGGTA
This window harbors:
- a CDS encoding cysteine desulfurase, which encodes MTIDIKKIQKDMPLLDKYIYLNTAAASAMPQPVVDAMTSYIQKQASIGPYLPSFRQETYENIEIVREKSAILIGAKKEEIAFVPNGSMAVNFVSGGLQWEKGDEVIVLDTEMLSNYVPWLALEQQGVHLKIFKTNLNYMVDLDKLEKFITPKTKMIAFAHMSNASGAIQPAKEICQLAKQKNVLTLINANQTVGLIPIDVKDLDCDFLLTCGRKWLRGPEGSGILYVRQELIQTLTPIMIGWGSTNWDYRNNDYSFVTTAKRFEPGCPVIPSILGLGAAIDYANDIGIHAIHQQVKLLTTYLLEQLQSIEGIVIYGPQQVANRLSITPFNIKGISPDDVTNYLAQHGVIIEAGTFMANTIMERNSINKMARFSPHYFNTFKEIDIAISLIKELR